A single region of the Cyanobacteria bacterium GSL.Bin1 genome encodes:
- a CDS encoding ABC transporter permease — protein sequence MAPEIINTPDSLLKHPRLLLKMMGQDLLASRELAWRLMIRDISAKYRQALLGVVWAFVPPITMAVGFTLARDAKVFTVGETDIPYPAYVMFSMALWQTFVEAVTGPVEAVIKAKPMLARVNFPREAIILAKLGEVGFNFGIKLILIVGLFLYFQVPVSWSLILVPVALIHLVLLGTLCGVLLAPLGVLYQDVSKSLNMITGFWLFLTPVIYPVPKEGLFGMLVGLNPVTPLLVTTRELATTGIVSNSSGFWLVSGLTWIGLILIWVGFRIAIPYVVERVTS from the coding sequence ATGGCACCTGAAATTATTAATACCCCTGATAGTTTATTAAAACATCCTCGCTTACTCCTAAAAATGATGGGGCAAGATCTGCTAGCGTCCCGAGAGCTAGCCTGGCGCCTAATGATTAGAGATATTAGCGCTAAATATCGTCAAGCCCTATTGGGGGTTGTGTGGGCTTTTGTTCCTCCCATTACTATGGCAGTTGGCTTTACTCTTGCCAGAGATGCCAAAGTTTTTACGGTTGGCGAAACGGATATCCCTTATCCTGCTTATGTCATGTTTAGCATGGCGCTGTGGCAAACCTTTGTGGAGGCGGTGACAGGACCAGTGGAAGCAGTGATTAAAGCGAAGCCAATGTTAGCCCGAGTTAATTTTCCCCGAGAGGCGATTATTCTTGCCAAGTTAGGAGAAGTGGGCTTTAATTTTGGCATCAAGCTGATTTTGATTGTAGGCTTGTTTCTTTACTTTCAGGTTCCTGTGAGCTGGAGTTTGATTTTAGTCCCGGTTGCCCTCATTCACCTCGTTCTTCTAGGAACATTGTGTGGTGTCTTGCTTGCTCCCTTGGGCGTTTTATATCAGGATGTGTCTAAAAGTTTAAACATGATTACAGGCTTTTGGCTATTTCTCACCCCTGTGATTTATCCCGTTCCTAAAGAAGGTCTATTTGGTATGTTGGTTGGACTCAATCCGGTGACACCATTGCTAGTAACCACCCGAGAATTAGCAACCACTGGAATTGTGTCTAATTCCAGCGGATTTTGGTTGGTGAGCGGATTGACCTGGATAGGACTAATTTTAATTTGGGTGGGATTTCGCATTGCTATCCCTTATGTTGTTGAGAGGGTAACTTCGTAA
- a CDS encoding ATP-binding cassette domain-containing protein, with translation MVDTQYQSLAKTFSSEKPVISVEGVSKKFCRDLKRSLFYGVQDIVADLTGGRRNTHRLRSREFWALNSVSFQLYPGQALGMVGTNGAGKSTLLRIISSLIKPDTGSVRIRGRLAPLIALGAGFNPILTGRENIYANMSILGLSTRQIEQRFQAVVDFAEIHDAIDAPVQTYSSGMTARLGFACAIHTEPDILLIDEVLAVGDARFKAKCYRRLYELRKKGVAFILVNHNPQAVLNICNQAIYLSQGQVKGMGDVDTIITQYERDLFVQGSDLCSNRLTLPPKLREESHGIDICALFFRNAEGVIAEEVFNGQPLTFCVSCQAHHAYENITLQIKITRVGGEDSATTILFLSGDNDNVSFDLPKSRLELQLQFPYLGLAAGTYTMNVKLKKDSLYIFDLVQSFRFTVNDSCNLYRCQFYQPHNWSFKTIAEVI, from the coding sequence ATGGTTGATACTCAATATCAGTCCTTAGCAAAAACGTTTTCTTCGGAAAAACCTGTCATCTCAGTGGAAGGGGTATCGAAAAAGTTTTGCCGAGATTTAAAGCGATCGCTGTTTTATGGCGTCCAAGATATTGTTGCCGATTTGACAGGAGGTCGGCGCAATACTCATCGACTGCGATCGCGCGAATTTTGGGCTTTAAATTCAGTCAGTTTTCAGCTTTACCCAGGACAAGCACTGGGAATGGTAGGCACAAACGGAGCTGGTAAAAGCACATTACTGCGAATTATTAGTAGCCTGATTAAACCCGATACCGGATCAGTGCGAATTCGAGGACGACTGGCACCCCTCATTGCCCTAGGAGCCGGCTTTAATCCCATTCTGACCGGTCGAGAAAATATTTATGCCAATATGTCTATCCTCGGACTTTCCACTCGACAAATTGAGCAGCGGTTCCAAGCTGTCGTAGATTTTGCCGAAATTCATGACGCCATTGATGCGCCAGTGCAAACTTATAGTTCAGGGATGACAGCCCGCCTTGGTTTTGCCTGTGCAATTCACACTGAACCCGATATTCTACTTATTGATGAAGTCCTCGCCGTCGGCGATGCTCGTTTCAAAGCGAAGTGTTACCGCCGACTCTATGAACTTAGGAAAAAAGGCGTTGCGTTCATTTTAGTTAACCACAATCCCCAAGCCGTTCTTAACATTTGTAACCAAGCGATTTATCTTTCTCAAGGGCAAGTCAAGGGGATGGGAGACGTCGATACCATTATTACTCAATATGAAAGGGATTTGTTTGTACAAGGAAGTGATCTTTGTTCCAATCGATTAACTTTGCCGCCAAAACTGCGAGAAGAAAGTCATGGGATAGATATCTGTGCTCTATTTTTCCGCAATGCTGAAGGAGTGATCGCTGAAGAAGTATTTAATGGTCAGCCCTTAACCTTTTGTGTGAGTTGTCAAGCTCATCATGCCTACGAAAACATTACCTTGCAGATCAAAATTACGCGGGTGGGGGGTGAAGATAGTGCAACGACGATTCTCTTTCTCAGTGGTGACAATGACAACGTATCCTTTGATTTGCCCAAAAGCCGCTTAGAACTCCAGTTGCAATTTCCTTATTTGGGTCTAGCTGCCGGAACGTACACCATGAACGTCAAGCTCAAAAAAGATTCCTTATACATCTTTGATCTGGTGCAATCTTTTCGATTTACAGTCAACGATAGTTGTAATTTATATCGTTGTCAGTTTTACCAGCCCCATAACTGGTCTTTTAAGACAATTGCTGAGGTCATCTAG
- a CDS encoding glycosyltransferase produces MSPPQLSIIIPTYNRPHLLPLAVESALRQTVQEIEVIVVDDGSSQWASLPRDPRLQVIRLARSRGGAAARNVGTQAARGRWISYLDDDDALLPHMAEVSLEALEKTKFPSPVGVISGIEVVNSKGEILKKRLPPPIRLKGCHFSLEDLEPGKSYNTKQTLVVERDVINQIGGWDESFSSRVHTELFLRLNLVCTIIGLSIPTYQLLRDQQARVSRNPKLRQDSFHRLIQKHQAIFETHPKMFSEFVYQEAFISYQIGQEKVALTQFLWALQINSPHILQLNFNSGLFQLRKFLKPLLSISSNFS; encoded by the coding sequence ATGTCTCCTCCCCAACTGAGTATCATTATTCCTACCTACAATCGTCCTCATTTACTCCCACTTGCGGTAGAAAGCGCTCTTAGACAAACCGTTCAGGAAATTGAAGTAATTGTTGTTGATGACGGTTCTTCTCAATGGGCTTCCCTTCCCAGAGATCCGCGTTTGCAGGTCATTCGTTTGGCGCGATCGCGCGGAGGGGCTGCCGCTCGCAATGTTGGAACACAAGCTGCTCGAGGACGCTGGATTAGCTATCTTGATGATGATGATGCTTTATTGCCTCACATGGCGGAGGTTTCTCTAGAAGCTCTTGAAAAGACAAAATTCCCCTCACCTGTAGGGGTGATTTCAGGAATTGAAGTTGTGAACTCAAAAGGAGAAATCCTGAAAAAACGTTTACCTCCACCGATTCGATTAAAGGGTTGTCATTTCTCTTTAGAAGACCTCGAACCCGGTAAATCCTACAATACTAAGCAAACCTTGGTAGTTGAGCGAGACGTCATTAATCAAATTGGAGGATGGGATGAATCATTTAGCTCTCGTGTCCATACTGAACTGTTCTTGCGACTCAATCTAGTTTGTACCATTATTGGACTTTCCATTCCCACTTACCAACTCCTGCGCGATCAACAAGCTAGAGTTTCTCGAAATCCAAAGCTTCGTCAAGACAGTTTTCATCGCTTGATTCAAAAGCATCAAGCAATCTTTGAGACTCATCCAAAAATGTTCTCTGAGTTTGTTTATCAAGAGGCTTTCATATCGTATCAAATAGGGCAAGAAAAAGTAGCTCTAACTCAGTTTCTATGGGCACTCCAAATTAATTCCCCACATATTTTACAGTTAAATTTTAATTCTGGATTATTCCAATTGAGAAAATTTCTTAAACCTCTACTCTCAATCTCATCTAATTTCTCTTAA
- a CDS encoding FAD-binding protein — protein sequence MITDILDLGEQKKQLQTEVIVIGSGIAGAEVATHLARHGKKVVLLESGRKQYDPSIQALNDVIFLGKRHRELNPNSYYHRYLPPELRGVSRVRQFGGTSNVWTGKWKYLQPSDFEGRAWVPNSGWPISFQELLEHYRSAAKDYGFGDLEAEAIRPEITSLRSKIAAGGLKMSSFYWEQTPTRTAIRFGEEMRCSKNLQVILGATATELTLDASCQRVNAVTCRSLEGRELTVEGKLIVLATGAFETARLLLASNRQLPNGIGNEYDLVGRFYTDHPKHHTGTLQPGFLVREYAHELQYAPKPRFCICFALDDQTQQEYELLEHVVYLKPIYEKQMDRIWRILRGRPICKDGNGAVSAYRVKFVTEQVPHKGSRVKLGQEYDANAQRKLEVNWCFTEQDRRSMAKTLELLTQRFAEVGMGTFDFGNDPPTLESMTDAAHQMGTTRMASTPKEGVVDPNCRVFGTDNLYVASSAVFPTGPSYSPTFTILALARRLGQHLLKITEKQREISQIKTN from the coding sequence ATGATCACTGATATTCTCGACCTAGGTGAACAAAAAAAACAACTACAAACGGAGGTCATTGTCATTGGCTCTGGAATTGCCGGTGCAGAAGTGGCAACCCACCTTGCACGTCACGGAAAGAAAGTAGTGCTTCTTGAAAGCGGTCGCAAGCAATATGATCCATCAATCCAAGCGTTGAATGATGTTATATTTCTCGGTAAACGACATCGTGAATTAAATCCAAACAGCTATTATCATCGTTACCTTCCGCCTGAATTACGTGGCGTCAGTCGTGTCCGTCAATTTGGTGGTACCAGTAACGTCTGGACAGGAAAGTGGAAATACTTGCAACCTTCTGATTTTGAGGGTCGAGCATGGGTTCCTAACAGCGGCTGGCCAATCTCCTTTCAGGAACTGTTGGAACACTACCGTTCTGCAGCAAAAGATTACGGTTTTGGAGATTTAGAAGCAGAAGCAATACGTCCTGAAATTACTTCCCTTCGATCGAAGATTGCTGCAGGAGGATTAAAGATGAGCAGTTTCTATTGGGAACAGACCCCTACTCGCACGGCAATACGCTTTGGTGAGGAGATGCGTTGCTCTAAAAACTTACAAGTGATACTAGGCGCTACTGCAACTGAATTAACACTTGATGCTTCCTGTCAACGGGTCAATGCAGTTACTTGCCGCTCCCTGGAAGGTCGAGAACTAACTGTAGAAGGTAAACTGATCGTTCTGGCAACTGGTGCATTTGAGACGGCACGACTCCTACTTGCTTCTAATCGTCAACTTCCAAATGGGATTGGTAATGAGTATGACCTCGTCGGTCGTTTTTATACAGATCATCCTAAACACCATACTGGGACCTTACAACCAGGTTTTCTAGTTCGAGAATATGCCCATGAACTGCAGTATGCTCCTAAGCCCCGTTTTTGTATTTGTTTTGCCCTAGACGATCAAACTCAGCAAGAGTATGAGCTTCTAGAGCATGTTGTGTACTTGAAGCCAATCTACGAAAAGCAAATGGACAGGATATGGCGAATTTTGAGAGGTCGTCCGATTTGTAAAGATGGCAATGGTGCTGTCTCGGCTTATCGAGTTAAGTTTGTCACTGAGCAGGTTCCCCACAAAGGGAGTCGTGTGAAGCTAGGACAGGAATATGATGCAAATGCCCAACGAAAGCTAGAGGTTAACTGGTGCTTTACAGAGCAAGACCGACGTTCGATGGCAAAGACACTGGAACTTTTAACGCAACGATTTGCTGAAGTTGGGATGGGAACCTTTGATTTCGGAAATGATCCTCCTACTTTAGAGAGCATGACCGATGCCGCGCACCAGATGGGAACGACTCGTATGGCTAGTACGCCAAAAGAGGGAGTGGTTGATCCAAATTGTCGAGTCTTCGGAACAGACAATCTTTATGTAGCAAGTTCTGCCGTCTTTCCCACTGGACCTTCCTACTCACCGACATTTACTATTCTGGCACTCGCCCGTCGTCTTGGTCA